One region of Callithrix jacchus isolate 240 chromosome 16, calJac240_pri, whole genome shotgun sequence genomic DNA includes:
- the MAFA gene encoding transcription factor MafA, protein MAAELAMGAELPSSPLAIEYVNDFDLMKFEVKKEPPEAERFCHRLPPGSLSSTPLSTPCSSVPSSPSFCAPSPGTGGGGGGAGGGGGASQAGGAPGPPSGGPGAVGGASGKPALEDLYWMSGYQHHLNPEALNLTPEDAVEALIGSGHHGAHHGAHHPAAAAAYEAFRGQGFAGSGGGADDMGAGHHHGAHHAAHHHHAAHHHHHHHGGGAGHGHGHGGAGHHVRLEERFSDDQLVSMSVRELNRQLRGFSKEEVIRLKQKRRTLKNRGYAQSCRFKRVQQRHILESEKCQLQSQVEQLKLEVGRLAKERDVYKEKYEKLAGRGGPGGAGGAGFPREPSPPQAGPGGAKGAPDFFL, encoded by the coding sequence ATGGCCGCGGAGCTGGCGATGGGCGCCGAGCTGCCCAGCAGCCCGCTGGCCATCGAGTACGTCAACGACTTCGACCTGATGAAGTTCGAGGTGAAGAAGGAGCCGCCCGAGGCCGAGCGCTTCTGCCACCGCCTGCCGCCGGGCTCGCTGTCCTCGACGCCGCTCAGCACGCCCTGCTCCTCCGTGCCCTCCTCGCCCAGCTTCTGCGCGCCCAGCCCGGGCAccggcggcgggggcggcggcgcGGGGGGCGGCGGAGGCGCGTCTCAGGCCGGGGGCGCCCCGGGGCCGCCGAGCGGGGGCCCCGGCGCCGTCGGGGGCGCGTCGGGGAAGCCGGCGCTGGAGGATCTGTACTGGATGAGCGGCTACCAGCACCACCTGAACCCCGAGGCGCTCAACCTGACGCCAGAGGACGCGGTGGAGGCGCTCATCGGCAGCGGCCACCACGGCGCGCACCACGGCGCGCACCACCCGGCGGCCGCCGCGGCCTACGAGGCTTTCCGGGGCCAGGGCTTCGcgggcagcggcggcggcgcggACGACATGGGCGCCGGCCACCACCACGGCGCGCACCACGCcgcccaccaccaccatgccgcccaccaccaccaccaccatcacggCGGCGGCGCGGGCCACGGCCACGGCCACGGCGGCGCGGGCCACCACGTGCGCCTGGAGGAGCGTTTCTCCGACGACCAGCTGGTGTCCATGTCGGTGCGCGAGCTGAACCGGCAGCTCCGCGGCTTCAGCAAGGAGGAGGTCATCCGGCTCAAGCAGAAGCGGCGCACGCTCAAGAACCGCGGCTACGCGCAGTCCTGCCGCTTCAAGCGGGTGCAGCAGCGGCACATTCTGGAGAGCGAGAAGTGCCAGCTCCAGAGCCAGGTGGAGCAGCTGAAGCTGGAGGTGGGGCGCCTGGCCAAGGAACGGGACGTATACAAGGAGAAATACGAGAAGCTGGCCGGCCGGGGCGGCCCCGGGGGCGCGGGCGGGGCTGGTTTCCCGCGGGAGCCTTCGCCGCCGCAGGCCGGGCCCGGCGGGGCCAAGGGCGCGCCCGACTTTTTCCTGTAA